DNA from Stenotrophomonas acidaminiphila:
AACCTCAGCGAATGGGTCGCCGACTGCTGGCACGCCAGCTACCGGCGTGCGCCGCCGGATGGCGCCGCCTGGTACAACCCGGGCTGCCGCCAGCGCGTGGTCCGCGGCGGCAACTGGGCCAACGCGCCGGAGCAGACCCGCGCGGCGTGGCGGCTGTCGCAGGATTCGGACGTGACCAGCGCGCGCATCGGCTTTCGCCTGGTGCGCGGCATCTGAAGCGGCGCACGCGGGACGGCGGGCGGTGCCACGTTGATTCCCGGCGCGAAAGCCGCGGCTCGCGGGGCGGGGGGCTTCGCCCGGCGGCGGGTCGCCCCGGCGGTTTCCCGGCGTGGCGCGGGCCGCCTGTTGTTCGCGGCGGTGCTGGGTATGCGGGCACGTTGGGATGGCTGCCGGGTCGTGCCGCCCGGTGCCGCCGTTCTCCCGCAGCCCCGTGGCGTTGGCCGCCTGCAGCGATTTCGCCTGCTCATCACCGTGACCAGTGCGATGGTCTTGTCCGGTTACCGTGGCGGCGTGTTTCAGGCATGCTGCGGTCGGCGCCGGGGTGTGCTGTCCGGGCCGGCCCGCTTTCGCGCTCGGCCCCTTCCAGACGATGGAGACATGCAATGCGACAGGATCCGCTGGGCAACCAAGGCAACCCGCGCCGGCGCGGCATCGGCGGCGGCCTGCGCTGGCTGATCCTGATCGGCTTCGCGGTCTATGGCGGCTGCTACTACTTCGGCAACCGCAGCGTGGACCCGTATACCGGCGAGAAGGTGCTGATCGACAAGACGCTCGACGCCGAGGGCGAGAAGGCACTGGGCCTGCAGGCCTACCAGCAGATCCTGGCGCAGGAGCGGCCGGTCGATCCCAATACGCAGGTGGCGCGGCAGATCCGCGAGATCGCCCAGCGCCTGATCGCCAAGGTCGACGCGGTGGAGACCGCGCTGGCCACCGAGCACGGCCAGCCGCCGAACCACTTCTCGCGGTCGTTCGACTGGGAAGTGAACGTGCTGCAGTCCGACCAGGCCAATGCGTTCTGCCTGCCGGGCGGCAAGATGGCGGTCTATACCGGGCTGGTGCCGGTGGCACGCAACGCCGACGCGATGGCGGTGGTGATGGGCCATGAGATCGCCCACGCGCTGCTGCGCCACGGTGCGCAGCGCATGGCCCAGCAGAAGCTGACCGAGATCGGGCAGATGGCCGGTGCCGCCGGTGGCATGGACGCGCAGCAGCAACAGATGCTGATGTCGGCGTTCGGCTACGGCTACCTGCTGCCGTACGCGCGCAGCCACGAAACCCAGGCCGACGAAGTCGGGCTGATGCTGGCCGCCGCGGCCTGCTTCAACCCGCAGGAAGCGGTGCCGCTGTGGGAGCGCATGGGCGCGGCCAGCGGCGGCCAGGCGCCGCCGGAGTTCGCCTCGACCCATCCCAATCCCGGCACCCGGATCCAGAACCTGCAGGCGTT
Protein-coding regions in this window:
- a CDS encoding peptidase; this encodes MRQDPLGNQGNPRRRGIGGGLRWLILIGFAVYGGCYYFGNRSVDPYTGEKVLIDKTLDAEGEKALGLQAYQQILAQERPVDPNTQVARQIREIAQRLIAKVDAVETALATEHGQPPNHFSRSFDWEVNVLQSDQANAFCLPGGKMAVYTGLVPVARNADAMAVVMGHEIAHALLRHGAQRMAQQKLTEIGQMAGAAGGMDAQQQQMLMSAFGYGYLLPYARSHETQADEVGLMLAAAACFNPQEAVPLWERMGAASGGQAPPEFASTHPNPGTRIQNLQALMPKAMEYRQRFCESAQAR